From one Triticum urartu cultivar G1812 chromosome 3, Tu2.1, whole genome shotgun sequence genomic stretch:
- the LOC125544870 gene encoding putative pre-16S rRNA nuclease produces MRLLKAEELFQKLLEGGSKKQPRLLGLDVGSKYVGLAVSDQKNRIALPLSVLGRTKTNINLMADDFKTLVKNYSLAGLVVGYPFNLQGQSSPDASQVSLLVGELCKTGKLDDLSYTYWDENFTSKCVEALLNPLKLNDPVETKTMTDKFAAVCILQGYLDNMNRALRSADKCDSASGQ; encoded by the exons ATGAGGCTGTTGAAAGCGGAGGAGTTGTTCCAGAAATTGCTTGAGGGTGGGTCCAAGAAGCAGCCTCGGCTTCTTGGGCTCGATGTTGGTAGTAAGTACGTTGGGCTGGCAGTTTCTGATCAGAAAAACAGGAttgccttgcctctaag TGTCTTGGGTAGGACAAAGACAAACATTAATTTGATGGCAGATGATTTCAAAACACTG GTTAAAAACTATTCCCTTGCTGGGCTTGTTGTGGGTTATCCATTCAACCTACAGGGTCAATCTTCTCCAGAT GCATCACAAGTAAGCCTTCTTGTAGGAGAACTTTGTAAAACTGGGAAACTTGATGATTTGAGCTACACATATTGGGATGAAAATTTTACCTCAAAG TGCGTAGAAGCCCTTTTAAATCCTCTGAAACTAAATGATCCAGTTGAGACCAAAACAATGACAGATAAATTTGCTGCAGTTTGCATACTCCAG GGTTATTTAGATAACATGAACAGGGCATTGAGATCTGCAGATAAGTGTGACTCAGCTTCTG GACAATGA
- the LOC125544871 gene encoding WAT1-related protein At3g30340-like isoform X2 → MVSSILGLTIQMAESLINTGFSNRRMAIPQHSFMLVVVTRSESLNLRAAIGATKLANTLVSLDGAMVITFYIGVVFSFIQVTVQRNLAG, encoded by the exons ATGGTGTCATCGATCTTGGGGCTGACCATTCAG ATGGCGGAGAGCCTCATTAACACGGGCTTCTCCAACCGCCGGATGGCCATCCCCCAGCATTCCTTCATGCTCGTTGTAGTCACCCGCTCCGAGTCGCTCAACCTTAGGGCGGCCATCGGCGCCACCAAGCTCGCCAACACGCTCGTCTCGCTAGACGGCGCCATGGTGATCACCTTCTACATAGGTGTGGTCTTCAGCTTCATCCAGGTCACCGTGCAGCGCAACCTCGCCGGCTAG
- the LOC125544871 gene encoding WAT1-related protein At3g30340-like isoform X1 — MYITNGLRLTSTCTASATYHERASRPSESCTNMVSSILGLTIQMAESLINTGFSNRRMAIPQHSFMLVVVTRSESLNLRAAIGATKLANTLVSLDGAMVITFYIGVVFSFIQVTVQRNLAG; from the exons ATGTACATCACCAATGGCCTGAGATTGACATCGACGTGCACCGCTTCAGCTACATATCATGAAAGGGCCTCAAGACCTTCCGAAAGCTGCACAAACATGGTGTCATCGATCTTGGGGCTGACCATTCAG ATGGCGGAGAGCCTCATTAACACGGGCTTCTCCAACCGCCGGATGGCCATCCCCCAGCATTCCTTCATGCTCGTTGTAGTCACCCGCTCCGAGTCGCTCAACCTTAGGGCGGCCATCGGCGCCACCAAGCTCGCCAACACGCTCGTCTCGCTAGACGGCGCCATGGTGATCACCTTCTACATAGGTGTGGTCTTCAGCTTCATCCAGGTCACCGTGCAGCGCAACCTCGCCGGCTAG